The following proteins are encoded in a genomic region of Tenacibaculum sp. 190524A05c:
- a CDS encoding glycoside hydrolase family 113 yields the protein MKVKLFFLVLGFTFFLSCNSQKKKINGLSFVASSEAINDQHIQPVKKASANYVSLMPFGFIRELSSPDVIYNTSRQWFGETRKGVKQYAESFKKEEISIMIKPQIWVWHGEFTGYIKMKSEEQWKQLEDSYSKFILEYASLAEEINASVFCIGTELEQFVMNRPEFWKKLIQDVRKIYSGKLTYAANWDEFKRVPFWAKLDFIGVDAYFPLSEQKTPTVAEFEQGWQTHKTVIEDVQKKFDKPILFTEFGYRSVHYTGKEPWKSDRIDGSVDLEGQTNATQAIYNQFWKEDWFAGGFLWKWFHNHQKVGGENNNRFTPQNKPVEKLIQKLYAQ from the coding sequence ATGAAAGTGAAATTATTTTTCTTAGTGTTAGGGTTTACATTTTTCCTTTCTTGCAATAGCCAGAAAAAAAAGATAAACGGATTAAGCTTTGTTGCTTCTTCTGAAGCAATAAACGATCAACATATACAACCTGTAAAAAAGGCATCGGCGAATTATGTTTCTCTGATGCCTTTCGGATTTATTAGGGAATTATCTTCTCCAGATGTTATATATAATACATCAAGACAATGGTTTGGAGAAACTAGAAAAGGAGTGAAGCAGTATGCGGAATCTTTTAAGAAAGAGGAAATCTCGATAATGATTAAGCCCCAAATTTGGGTTTGGCATGGAGAGTTCACAGGGTATATTAAAATGAAATCCGAAGAACAGTGGAAACAGTTAGAAGATTCGTATTCGAAATTCATATTGGAATATGCTTCTCTCGCAGAAGAAATTAATGCATCTGTTTTTTGTATCGGAACGGAATTAGAGCAATTTGTAATGAACAGACCAGAGTTTTGGAAAAAACTGATTCAAGATGTTCGCAAAATATATTCAGGAAAATTAACCTACGCAGCAAATTGGGATGAGTTTAAAAGAGTTCCTTTTTGGGCTAAACTAGACTTTATTGGAGTGGATGCTTATTTCCCTTTAAGTGAACAAAAAACACCAACTGTTGCAGAATTCGAACAAGGTTGGCAAACTCATAAAACAGTAATTGAGGATGTTCAAAAGAAATTCGATAAGCCAATTTTGTTTACAGAATTTGGATACAGAAGTGTTCATTACACAGGTAAAGAACCATGGAAGTCAGATCGAATAGATGGATCAGTAGATTTAGAAGGTCAAACAAATGCCACTCAAGCCATTTATAATCAGTTTTGGAAAGAAGATTGGTTTGCAGGAGGATTTTTATGGAAATGGTTTCATAACCACCAAAAAGTAGGAGGTGAAAACAATAATAGATTTACACCTCAAAATAAACCCGTAGAAAAATTAATTCAAAAATTATATGCGCAATAG
- a CDS encoding POTRA domain-containing protein, with the protein MLKKLFLSICLLAFLSIQAQDKIVYDIKVKGVKKTKPSFVKKLMETKTGKVLDSLTLENDITVLKRLPGVAHAYYQIFHSHDNLYNVFVYIQENFTIIPELAFWTTTNNQFAYKIGVYEYNFLGRNIAIGGFYQNNGYNTYSFNVRAPNLFSRNFGLAFTHQNWKSEEPLFFDNQSANYLYNNISSEILGLYQIDFNHHLTFGVNYFQEKYEYLRGATSPSVPQNLKVDKILYKLLYTYEDLDYYYHYLDGFKSILYLQYVTSENDFQDQFVIAWNDFFYYDRIGKKGNWANRLRVGFASNNDSPFAPFALDNNINLRGVGIIVDRGTASIVYNTEYRHTLYDKKWFALQANAFIDVGTWRQPGGEINDFWEDRNIQLFSGVGLRFINKKIYNAIFRIDYGFSLKDNTRGLVFGIGQYF; encoded by the coding sequence ATGCTGAAAAAACTATTTCTTTCAATTTGTTTACTAGCCTTTTTAAGTATTCAGGCTCAGGATAAAATTGTTTACGATATTAAAGTAAAAGGAGTTAAAAAAACGAAACCTTCTTTTGTAAAAAAATTAATGGAAACAAAAACAGGTAAAGTTTTGGATTCATTAACCTTAGAAAATGATATCACGGTTTTAAAAAGGCTTCCTGGTGTTGCGCATGCTTATTATCAAATTTTTCATTCACATGATAATCTGTACAATGTTTTCGTATACATACAAGAGAACTTTACTATTATACCCGAACTCGCTTTTTGGACAACAACAAATAACCAATTTGCCTATAAAATTGGAGTTTATGAATATAACTTTTTAGGAAGAAACATAGCCATTGGTGGGTTTTATCAAAACAATGGATATAACACATATTCCTTCAATGTAAGGGCACCAAATTTGTTTTCTCGAAACTTTGGTTTAGCATTTACACATCAGAATTGGAAAAGTGAAGAACCTCTGTTTTTTGATAACCAATCTGCAAACTATTTATACAACAATATTTCATCCGAAATTTTAGGATTATATCAAATAGATTTTAATCATCATTTAACCTTTGGAGTTAATTATTTCCAAGAAAAATATGAATACCTGAGAGGAGCTACAAGTCCAAGTGTTCCTCAAAATTTAAAGGTTGATAAAATTCTCTATAAGCTTTTATACACATATGAGGATTTAGATTATTATTACCACTACTTGGATGGTTTTAAAAGCATTTTATACTTACAATATGTAACTTCAGAAAACGATTTTCAAGATCAGTTTGTAATTGCTTGGAACGATTTCTTTTACTATGATAGAATTGGTAAAAAAGGAAATTGGGCAAACAGATTAAGAGTTGGTTTTGCTTCTAATAACGACTCTCCATTTGCACCATTTGCACTAGATAATAATATTAATTTAAGAGGTGTTGGTATTATTGTAGATAGAGGAACTGCAAGTATTGTGTATAATACAGAATACAGACATACCTTATATGATAAAAAGTGGTTTGCATTACAGGCAAATGCCTTTATTGATGTAGGAACTTGGAGACAACCAGGAGGTGAGATTAATGATTTCTGGGAAGATAGAAATATTCAGTTATTCTCTGGAGTGGGCTTGCGTTTTATCAACAAAAAAATATACAATGCTATTTTTAGAATCGATTACGGATTTAGCTTGAAAGATAATACCAGAGGTTTAGTTTTTGGTATCGGACAATATTTTTAA
- a CDS encoding S46 family peptidase: protein MKYIKFLFLFLFIQVTAQQGGMWIPSLLEGMNEQEMKSLGSKLSAKDIYDVNNSSLKDAIGHFNGGCTSEVISSKGLILTNHHCGFGQIQSHSSLENDYLKNGFWAMNLAEELPNNNLFVEFIVRIEDVTTKALVGVTDAMSEREKQSAIDKNINAIKKSTKKEDWQLVKVSPFYKGNQYFSFVTERFEDIRLVGAPPSSIGKFGSDTDNWVFPRHTGDFSLFRIYADKNNRPAKYSKDNVPYKPKHFLPVSLDGVEEGDFTMVFGFPGRTNEYLPATAIKHITQEFNPSNIAIREAALKEIDAQMKASDAVRIKYASKQARIANAWKKWIGENLGIQKSNAIQQRIEFEEIFKKSLKEKGLEGKYGNILPEFEKLYKDFSSINIKRRNFIEVFLVTNELMQMAFRSYELEMVAKNRPELYEKVKTSLTGRLKGIHKNYDVNVDKGVFKNVMPLYNKNFDATIYDSTSFTDLEKALQLLEGSPEEVVKKLNDDAAYAYAKPMIQEFYTQINPEFQQKNQPIVALQKQYMKALMEALPKARYFPDANSTLRVTYGQVRGYSPRDAVYYNPVSYLDGVIEKYVPGDYEFDVPQKLRDLYKAKDYGQYADKNGKVPVCFLGTNHTTGGNSGSPAIDANGNLVGLNFDRVWEGTMSDMNYDPEICRNIMVDLRYVLFIIDKYAGAKHLIDEMKLVHPKKK from the coding sequence ATGAAATATATAAAATTTTTATTCCTATTTCTTTTTATTCAAGTTACAGCACAACAAGGTGGAATGTGGATTCCTTCTTTGTTAGAAGGTATGAATGAACAAGAAATGAAATCTTTAGGAAGTAAGCTTTCAGCAAAAGATATTTATGATGTAAATAACTCTAGTTTAAAAGATGCAATTGGTCATTTTAATGGAGGTTGTACTAGTGAAGTAATCTCGTCAAAAGGATTAATATTAACTAATCATCACTGTGGATTTGGACAAATTCAATCTCACTCATCTTTAGAAAATGATTATTTAAAAAATGGATTCTGGGCAATGAATTTAGCCGAAGAATTACCTAATAATAATTTATTTGTAGAGTTTATCGTAAGAATTGAAGATGTTACTACTAAAGCTTTAGTAGGAGTTACTGATGCAATGTCTGAACGCGAAAAGCAATCAGCTATTGATAAGAACATTAACGCTATTAAAAAATCAACTAAAAAAGAAGATTGGCAATTGGTTAAGGTAAGTCCGTTCTATAAAGGAAATCAGTATTTCTCATTTGTAACGGAACGTTTTGAAGATATTCGTTTAGTAGGAGCTCCGCCAAGTAGTATCGGTAAGTTTGGTAGTGATACTGATAACTGGGTTTTTCCTCGTCATACAGGAGATTTTTCTTTATTTAGAATCTACGCAGACAAAAACAATCGTCCTGCTAAGTACAGTAAAGATAATGTTCCATATAAACCCAAACACTTTTTACCAGTTTCTTTAGATGGTGTTGAAGAAGGAGATTTTACTATGGTTTTTGGTTTCCCTGGAAGAACAAATGAGTATTTACCTGCAACAGCTATTAAACATATTACGCAAGAATTCAATCCAAGTAATATTGCTATTAGAGAAGCAGCATTAAAAGAGATTGATGCTCAAATGAAAGCTAGTGATGCTGTTAGAATTAAATACGCATCTAAACAGGCAAGAATTGCAAATGCATGGAAAAAATGGATTGGTGAGAATTTAGGTATTCAAAAAAGTAATGCCATTCAACAACGTATTGAATTCGAAGAAATCTTTAAAAAATCATTAAAAGAAAAAGGTCTTGAAGGAAAATATGGAAACATCTTACCTGAATTCGAAAAGCTGTATAAAGATTTTTCAAGTATCAATATAAAACGTAGAAACTTTATCGAAGTGTTTTTAGTTACGAATGAATTAATGCAGATGGCATTTAGATCATACGAGCTAGAAATGGTAGCGAAAAACAGACCTGAACTTTATGAAAAAGTAAAAACTTCTTTAACAGGAAGATTAAAAGGTATTCATAAAAACTATGATGTTAATGTAGATAAAGGTGTATTTAAAAATGTTATGCCTTTGTATAACAAAAACTTTGATGCTACTATTTATGACTCAACAAGTTTTACCGATTTAGAAAAAGCATTACAGCTATTAGAAGGATCTCCAGAAGAAGTTGTTAAAAAACTTAACGATGATGCCGCATATGCATATGCAAAGCCAATGATTCAAGAGTTTTACACTCAAATTAATCCAGAATTCCAACAAAAAAATCAGCCAATTGTTGCGTTACAAAAACAATACATGAAAGCGTTAATGGAAGCTTTACCAAAAGCGCGTTATTTCCCAGATGCTAATAGTACGTTACGTGTTACTTATGGTCAAGTTCGTGGATATTCTCCAAGAGATGCTGTGTATTATAATCCTGTAAGTTATTTAGATGGTGTTATTGAAAAATACGTTCCTGGTGACTATGAATTTGACGTTCCACAAAAACTAAGAGATTTATATAAAGCTAAAGATTACGGACAATACGCCGATAAAAACGGAAAAGTTCCAGTATGCTTCTTAGGTACAAATCACACCACTGGAGGAAACTCTGGAAGTCCAGCAATTGACGCTAATGGTAACTTAGTTGGATTAAATTTCGATCGTGTTTGGGAAGGAACAATGAGTGATATGAACTACGATCCTGAAATTTGTAGAAACATTATGGTAGATCTTCGATATGTACTATTTATTATTGATAAATATGCAGGAGCTAAGCATTTAATTGATGAAATGAAATTAGTTCATCCAAAGAAAAAGTAA
- a CDS encoding sterol desaturase family protein: protein MQKYLDLISKSYSDYWNYIKQSVLFELNWENYFYGLILISVVVCVLEVLFPWRKNQPFFRKDFWLDTFYMFFNFFLLNLIVLIALSNTAAQVFNDVLGVVGLSVSSFQLFDINLFPYWLRIFTFFIIIDFVQWCTHRLLHKYEFLWNFHKVHHSVKQMGFAAHLRYHWMEPVVYKSLKYIPLAIMGGFTAQDVAIVHFFNITIGHLNHANINWDYGFLKYILNNPKMHIWHHAKELPEDRKDGVNFGITLSLWDYLFKTNYIPHSGRDIEIGFEGDEKFPQDFISQELYPLNKK, encoded by the coding sequence ATGCAAAAGTACTTAGATCTTATATCTAAATCGTATTCTGATTATTGGAATTACATTAAACAATCTGTTCTTTTTGAGCTGAATTGGGAAAACTACTTTTATGGTTTAATTCTAATTTCAGTTGTAGTTTGTGTTTTAGAAGTCCTTTTTCCTTGGCGGAAAAATCAACCTTTTTTTAGAAAAGATTTTTGGTTGGATACTTTTTATATGTTCTTCAATTTTTTCCTTTTAAACCTAATTGTTTTAATTGCTTTATCAAATACTGCAGCACAGGTATTTAATGATGTTTTAGGAGTTGTAGGATTATCTGTATCTAGTTTTCAATTATTTGATATCAATTTATTTCCGTACTGGCTTCGTATTTTTACCTTCTTTATTATTATTGATTTTGTGCAATGGTGTACACATCGATTATTACACAAATATGAATTTTTATGGAATTTCCATAAAGTGCATCATTCTGTAAAACAAATGGGATTTGCAGCGCATCTTCGTTATCATTGGATGGAACCTGTTGTATACAAATCATTAAAATATATTCCATTAGCAATCATGGGCGGATTTACAGCTCAAGATGTTGCTATTGTTCACTTCTTTAATATTACCATCGGACATTTAAATCACGCTAATATTAATTGGGATTATGGATTTTTGAAATACATTTTAAACAATCCCAAAATGCATATTTGGCATCATGCTAAGGAACTTCCAGAAGACAGAAAAGATGGAGTTAACTTCGGAATTACCTTAAGTTTATGGGATTACCTATTCAAAACAAATTACATTCCTCATTCAGGAAGAGATATTGAAATTGGTTTTGAAGGTGATGAAAAATTCCCTCAAGACTTCATAAGTCAAGAATTATATCCACTTAACAAAAAATAA
- a CDS encoding helix-turn-helix transcriptional regulator, translating into MNSNNLGDLTFHTMANDWKTIIGKTLPELKTQILEDQIPELKKYITGFGASALNIFDVEENKFLFVDDTIELVTGIPRELYFTKGAKYIFTKATFSHMPKIVSSTLHQRRFFNSIDEKDYDNFIVNREFSYRGDEPKWVLHQVLKHIKNTKGKVFAVAVLQTSIATIKSDRNFRYYIYNKETNSICYPKQKNSAKKSFQNQLSSREREIVSLLKKGQTNKEIADVLHISFHTVRTHRKNIFKKLDCKNIVDLIKRTQ; encoded by the coding sequence ATGAACTCAAACAATCTTGGTGATTTAACATTTCATACTATGGCCAATGATTGGAAAACCATAATAGGAAAAACATTACCAGAATTAAAGACTCAAATTTTAGAAGATCAAATTCCAGAACTCAAAAAATACATTACTGGTTTTGGAGCTTCTGCATTAAACATTTTTGATGTTGAAGAAAATAAATTCTTATTTGTTGATGATACTATTGAATTGGTAACTGGAATTCCTAGAGAGTTATATTTCACAAAAGGAGCAAAATATATTTTTACCAAAGCTACTTTTAGTCATATGCCTAAAATTGTAAGTAGTACTTTACATCAAAGACGATTTTTCAACTCGATAGATGAAAAAGATTACGATAATTTTATTGTTAATCGTGAGTTTTCCTACAGAGGAGATGAACCAAAATGGGTATTACATCAAGTTTTAAAACATATTAAAAACACTAAAGGAAAAGTATTCGCAGTTGCTGTATTACAAACTTCAATTGCAACTATAAAAAGTGATCGAAACTTTCGCTACTATATATACAACAAGGAAACAAATTCGATTTGCTATCCAAAGCAAAAAAACTCAGCAAAAAAAAGCTTTCAAAATCAATTATCATCTAGAGAAAGAGAAATTGTTAGTCTTTTGAAAAAAGGACAAACCAATAAAGAAATTGCGGATGTTCTTCACATTAGTTTTCATACCGTAAGAACACACCGCAAAAATATTTTTAAAAAATTAGACTGTAAAAATATAGTCGATTTAATCAAACGTACGCAATAA
- a CDS encoding NAD(P)H-binding protein has translation MNTNILVIGGTGKTGRRVVEQLKNKGIESRIGARSAATGFDWNDKSTWEKTLEGIERMYVTYYPDLAVPGAKEAVESLTYLAKELGVKKMVLLSGKGEAEAEACEAIVANSGLDYTIVRASWFNQNWSESFFLDSILSGDVALPMSDILIPFVDANDIAEVASEVLMNDNYNGQIVEVTGPELITFKDVVSTIGLATHKKFNFHEITLEQYLDGMRKAQIPADVVWLIEYLFSNVLTNPNNQLISTDIEKVLGRKAKTFTEYAVETAKTGVWN, from the coding sequence ATGAACACAAATATTTTAGTTATCGGAGGAACTGGTAAGACTGGTCGCCGAGTAGTAGAACAATTAAAAAACAAAGGAATTGAATCTAGGATTGGTGCAAGAAGCGCAGCAACTGGTTTCGATTGGAACGATAAAAGCACTTGGGAAAAAACCTTGGAAGGAATTGAAAGAATGTACGTTACATACTATCCTGATTTAGCTGTTCCTGGAGCTAAGGAGGCTGTTGAAAGCTTAACCTATTTAGCAAAAGAATTAGGAGTGAAAAAAATGGTGTTATTATCTGGTAAAGGAGAAGCAGAAGCAGAAGCTTGTGAAGCAATTGTTGCAAATTCAGGTTTAGATTACACTATTGTTAGAGCTTCTTGGTTCAATCAAAATTGGAGTGAAAGTTTCTTCTTAGATTCAATTCTTTCTGGAGATGTTGCTTTACCAATGTCAGATATTTTAATTCCATTTGTGGATGCAAATGATATTGCAGAAGTCGCATCTGAAGTTTTAATGAATGATAATTATAATGGACAAATTGTTGAAGTTACAGGTCCTGAATTAATTACATTCAAAGACGTTGTTTCTACCATTGGACTTGCTACTCACAAAAAGTTCAATTTTCATGAAATTACATTAGAACAGTACCTTGATGGAATGCGCAAAGCACAAATTCCTGCAGATGTAGTTTGGTTAATTGAATACTTGTTTAGTAATGTATTGACAAATCCTAACAACCAACTTATTTCAACAGATATTGAAAAAGTTCTAGGAAGAAAGGCCAAAACATTTACAGAATATGCTGTAGAAACTGCAAAAACAGGTGTTTGGAATTAA
- a CDS encoding DUF1772 domain-containing protein → MKTIIFFITVVLTALSAGIFFAWSVSVIPGTKKITDITYLETMQSINKEILNPVFFAVFFGSLVFLVISTITQFNHKPTFWLVLSAMLIYAVGTFGFTAFGNVPLNNELDALNLKELNLSELKSFRTYYERYWNGFHTIRTLAGLVSFLLLLISIFIKK, encoded by the coding sequence ATGAAAACGATCATCTTTTTTATAACGGTGGTTCTAACTGCTTTGTCTGCAGGAATCTTTTTCGCATGGTCAGTTTCAGTTATTCCAGGAACTAAAAAAATTACAGATATCACCTACTTGGAAACCATGCAAAGCATTAATAAGGAAATACTAAATCCTGTATTTTTTGCCGTATTCTTTGGCAGCCTAGTTTTCTTAGTAATAAGTACCATAACTCAGTTTAATCATAAACCTACATTTTGGTTAGTATTATCTGCGATGCTTATATACGCTGTTGGAACTTTCGGATTTACAGCTTTTGGAAATGTTCCTTTAAATAATGAGTTAGATGCTCTTAACCTTAAAGAATTAAACCTATCTGAACTGAAAAGTTTCAGAACCTATTATGAAAGATACTGGAATGGATTTCACACTATTCGAACTTTAGCTGGTTTGGTTTCATTCCTACTCTTACTTATCTCAATTTTTATTAAAAAATAA
- a CDS encoding AraC family transcriptional regulator, producing MNREIIDINDCTILLEEATTNSTNLVDTCYFDEPVIAIAFYGSGDVGLKVKYDGKTKEFQQTKGMILSFYADDKVAFEHHVSNEKPLQCLVIATTVRNLDKLPNGEGEFLEQFLSQLVHPKDHYVEGPVFKMTPEMFVLVEQFFNNSYEGGIKMMFYKSHMSALLSHYFGQLASQKPTIIESSQLEKINLAQEILLADLENPPSLTELAQKIGTNTNKLKKEFKAQFGVPVFKYLQNERLKKAYNLIKKEQKTIQEAAWAVGYDSLGSFSNAFEKKFGYRPSQV from the coding sequence ATGAATCGTGAAATTATAGACATAAACGATTGTACAATTCTATTAGAGGAAGCAACTACTAATAGTACAAATCTCGTCGATACCTGTTATTTCGACGAGCCTGTTATTGCTATTGCCTTTTACGGTTCTGGCGATGTTGGATTGAAAGTCAAATATGATGGAAAGACCAAAGAATTTCAACAAACTAAAGGAATGATTCTATCTTTTTATGCAGATGATAAAGTTGCTTTTGAACATCATGTTTCGAACGAAAAACCATTACAATGTTTGGTAATTGCTACTACTGTTAGAAATCTAGATAAACTTCCGAATGGTGAAGGAGAATTCCTAGAACAATTTTTATCACAGTTGGTACATCCAAAAGATCACTATGTTGAAGGTCCCGTTTTTAAAATGACTCCAGAAATGTTTGTTTTGGTAGAGCAATTCTTCAACAATTCTTATGAAGGCGGAATTAAAATGATGTTTTATAAAAGTCATATGAGCGCACTGTTATCTCATTATTTTGGGCAACTTGCAAGTCAAAAACCAACGATAATTGAATCCTCTCAATTAGAAAAAATAAATCTCGCTCAGGAAATATTACTCGCTGATCTAGAAAATCCTCCTTCATTAACAGAACTCGCTCAGAAAATAGGAACTAACACCAATAAACTTAAGAAAGAATTTAAAGCACAATTTGGAGTTCCTGTTTTTAAATATCTTCAAAATGAACGATTAAAAAAAGCATATAATCTTATTAAGAAAGAACAAAAAACTATTCAGGAAGCTGCTTGGGCAGTTGGTTATGATAGTTTAGGTTCTTTCTCAAATGCCTTTGAAAAAAAGTTTGGTTACAGACCAAGTCAGGTATAA
- a CDS encoding penicillin acylase family protein: MKKGKLIFASILILLIIATVVYISNINNFKREGTVQISKNTAPIQIHRDENGVPYVVAQNKADVIRGQGFVSAQDRLFQIEFYRALIKGELAEIIGPSMVQSDIKMRVFNLPQLAKNSFSNLNKESVDFLTWYCEGFNEYLSTSSNEFPVELSLLGIQPSEIQPLDIMNIILFIGFTHGRDMEDEILTLNLAAKSTLDKNTFPLNINPDRTKPLLIDFNKINTALSEKLNVEPTKMTPTLLPLPEFGSNNWAVSGKKSASGKVIVCNDPHVDSRLLPGIFHPIGLSCPEFKSAGIAIPGIPGILGGRNEFVSFGITNGYGDSQDLCIEKTEGDFYFAGEEKLPIAKRKETIKVKDGEDVVIEVRSTVRGPIISDFDVFGIMTQDIVSLQWSLAYSKSKSIGFERFLESKNVSEFREALFGVDNMFFNFVFGDVEGNIAHQATGLIPKRVNSQGMIKESQTFDEFIPKDSMPHMINPEKNWVATANHDTRPDDYPFYYSEHFSPNYRYLRIKEVLGENRKFSKDDLWQLILDCKSMQAERLAPIFVTALNKNDETKELGEILNNWNYVDDVNAQGGAVYNVLYEYLATLILNDELPDELEDTFWSSGYYWMQKLDDFIVTNHKVIDNITTPEVETLDDLIIQAGMMTTKYLSKEIGPNSKEWTWGKIHKIYFASPIRQDGFGKSLLGFEEFPKSGSNQTINRGMYKKTKDLNFDTGWFSSFRMVADLSDSEKFMGALAGGNSARIFHPYYKSQVEIWKNNTWIPYWISQEKVLENSKYKLILD; this comes from the coding sequence ATGAAAAAAGGCAAACTAATTTTTGCTTCAATCTTAATTCTTCTAATAATTGCTACAGTTGTTTATATTTCAAATATCAATAACTTTAAAAGAGAAGGAACTGTACAAATTTCAAAAAATACCGCTCCTATACAAATTCATAGAGATGAAAATGGTGTTCCGTATGTTGTTGCACAGAATAAAGCAGATGTAATTAGAGGACAAGGATTTGTATCTGCTCAAGATCGTCTTTTCCAAATAGAATTTTATAGAGCATTAATTAAAGGAGAATTAGCAGAAATAATTGGACCTTCAATGGTGCAATCTGATATTAAAATGCGAGTTTTTAATTTACCTCAACTTGCAAAAAATAGCTTTTCTAATTTAAATAAGGAATCTGTAGATTTTTTGACTTGGTACTGCGAAGGTTTTAATGAATACCTTTCAACTAGCTCAAATGAGTTTCCCGTAGAATTAAGTTTACTTGGTATTCAACCATCAGAAATTCAACCTTTAGATATTATGAATATCATCCTATTTATAGGTTTTACTCATGGTAGAGATATGGAAGATGAAATTCTGACCTTAAATCTTGCTGCAAAATCTACTTTAGATAAAAACACATTTCCACTAAACATAAACCCTGATAGAACAAAACCATTGCTTATTGATTTTAATAAGATTAATACTGCTCTTTCAGAAAAACTAAATGTTGAGCCAACGAAAATGACTCCAACATTATTACCATTACCTGAATTTGGTTCTAACAACTGGGCCGTTTCTGGAAAAAAATCAGCTTCGGGCAAAGTTATAGTTTGTAATGATCCTCATGTTGATTCTAGATTACTTCCTGGAATTTTCCATCCTATTGGTCTATCATGTCCAGAATTTAAAAGTGCTGGAATTGCAATTCCAGGTATTCCAGGAATTCTTGGCGGTCGTAACGAATTTGTTTCTTTTGGAATTACTAATGGTTATGGTGATAGTCAAGATTTATGTATAGAAAAAACCGAGGGTGATTTCTATTTTGCAGGAGAGGAAAAACTTCCAATTGCAAAAAGAAAAGAAACTATAAAAGTTAAAGATGGCGAAGATGTTGTAATTGAAGTTCGATCAACAGTTCGTGGTCCAATAATTTCCGATTTTGACGTTTTTGGAATTATGACTCAAGATATTGTTAGTTTACAATGGTCACTGGCCTATTCAAAAAGTAAATCTATTGGTTTTGAGCGTTTTTTAGAATCTAAAAATGTATCTGAATTCAGAGAGGCATTATTCGGAGTAGATAATATGTTTTTCAACTTTGTTTTTGGAGATGTAGAAGGTAATATCGCGCATCAAGCTACAGGTCTTATTCCTAAAAGAGTAAATAGTCAAGGAATGATTAAAGAAAGTCAAACTTTTGATGAATTTATTCCTAAAGATAGTATGCCGCATATGATAAATCCTGAGAAAAATTGGGTGGCAACAGCAAACCATGATACGCGTCCTGATGATTATCCTTTTTATTACTCAGAGCATTTCTCACCGAATTATCGTTACTTAAGAATCAAAGAGGTTTTAGGTGAAAATCGTAAGTTTAGTAAGGATGATTTATGGCAACTCATTCTAGACTGTAAAAGCATGCAAGCAGAAAGATTAGCTCCTATTTTTGTAACTGCTCTGAACAAAAATGACGAAACAAAAGAATTAGGCGAAATCTTAAATAACTGGAATTATGTTGATGATGTAAATGCGCAAGGTGGAGCTGTTTATAATGTATTGTATGAATATTTGGCAACTCTAATTTTAAACGATGAATTACCAGATGAGTTAGAAGATACATTCTGGAGTAGCGGATATTACTGGATGCAAAAATTAGATGATTTCATTGTTACGAATCACAAAGTTATAGATAACATCACTACACCTGAAGTTGAAACACTAGATGATTTAATTATTCAAGCTGGAATGATGACTACGAAGTATCTTTCTAAAGAAATTGGTCCAAATTCCAAAGAATGGACTTGGGGTAAAATTCATAAAATATATTTCGCCAGCCCAATTCGTCAAGATGGTTTTGGTAAATCTTTACTTGGTTTTGAGGAATTCCCGAAAAGTGGTTCTAATCAAACCATAAATAGAGGAATGTATAAAAAAACAAAAGACCTCAACTTTGATACGGGTTGGTTTAGTTCATTCAGAATGGTCGCTGATTTAAGCGATTCTGAAAAATTTATGGGAGCTCTTGCTGGAGGAAATTCAGCTAGAATATTTCATCCTTATTATAAATCTCAAGTGGAAATCTGGAAGAATAATACTTGGATTCCATATTGGATTTCTCAAGAAAAAGTACTTGAAAACTCAAAATATAAATTGATTTTAGATTAA